AAACGGCCAATCCAGCTCCGTGCCGTTATCTTCATTGCGCAGCACCGGAATGCGTTCGCCGTAGCGGGTTTCGAGTGCCGCATCGCTGTCGACATCGATCGGCACAGCAACCACATCGGCATGCCGCAGCGCCTCTTCGGCGTGCCAACACAACGCACAATCGCCGCGTCCGTACAAAACTAATGCCATGGTAAATCCGCGAGTAACAACTCAGCGTAGAATAAGTGTTTTCGCGCTCACGCAGGAATCTCGCAATGGCTGTCAGTGTTTTCGACTTGTTCAAGATCGGCATCGGGCCGTCGTCATCACACACCATCGGGCCGATGCGTGCCGCGCATCGTTTTGTGTTTCGCCTGATCGAGCGCGGCCAGCTCGAACAGACCGTGCGTTTGCGTTGCGAATTGTTCGGCTCGCTAGCACATACCGGACGCGGCCATGGCACTGACAAGGCGATCATGCTCGGACTCGAAGGCGACGAGCCGGACAAGGTCGATGTCGACAGCATCAACGCTCGACTCGCGCGAATCCGCGGTGAAAAACGGCTGCAGCTGAATCCAACCTTGTCGATCGCCTTCGATGAAAAGCGCGACCTGATTTTCAACAAGCGCCAGAAGCTGCCGTACCATTCCAACGGCATGCGTTTTCACGCCTTCGACGCGCAGGAAAACGAGTTGTTCACGCGCGACTACTATTCGGTCGGCGGCGGTTTTGTGGTCAATCACGACGAGGCCGCCGAAGACAAGATTGTCGCCGACACCACCGCCCTACCCTATCCGTTTCACAGTGGCGACGAGTTGCTGCAGCAATGCGATGACAACGGCATCAGCATCGCGCAACTGATGCTGGCGAATGAAAAAGTCTGGCGCAGCGAGACGGAAATTCGCAGCGGCCTGCTGACGATCTGGAAGGCGATGCAGGATTGCGTTGCGCGCGGCACGCGCGAAAGCGGCATCCTGCCCGGCGGCCTGAAAGTGCAACGTCGCGCGCCGCAGATGTTCGCCGAATTGATGAGCCAGCCAGAAGCCGCTTTGCGCGATCCGCTGACCATTCTCGATTGGGTGAATCTCTACGCACTCGCGGTCAACGAAGAGAATGCGGCGGGCGGAAGAGTCGTCACCGCACCCACCAACGGCGCGGCCGGCATCATTCCGGCGGTGTTGCATTATTACCATCGCTTTTGCCCGAACGCGAACGAACAAGGCGTGCTGGATTTTATGCTGACCGCCGCGGCGATCGGCATCTTGTACAAGGAGAACGCATCGATTTCCGGCGCCGAAGTCGGCTGCCAAGGCGAGGTCGGCGTGGCCTGCTCGATGGCTGCGGGCGGGCTCACCGCGGCACTCGGCGGCACGATTTATCAAATCGAAAACGCAGCCGAGATCGGCATGGAACACAACCTCGGACTCACCTGCGATCCGATCGGCGGCTTGGTACAAATCCCGTGTATCGAACGCAACGCGATGGGCTCGGTCAAGGCGATCAACGCGCAGCGCATGGCGTTTCGCGGCGACGGCCAACATCGCGTGTCGCTCGACAAAGTCATCAAGACCATGCGCGATACCGGCCGCGACATGCAGGACAAATACAAGGAAACCTCGCGCGGCGGGCTGGCGGTCAACGTCATCGAATGCTGATCGGCGATTGACGATGCGCACGAGAGTTTTCCGACATTACGGCAATCTGTATGGCGTGATATTTTTTTGGACATTGCTCTGTTACGGACGCATCACCGAAGCCAAACATCTGTATCAATACACCGACGACAAAGGCATCGTGCATATCACCGATGTCGCGCCGACCGATAACGCCAATTTCAAAGTCACCACGACGCTGGCACGCGCCGAACCGCAGCCGTTGATGCGCTTGCGCGAGGATGGGCCGGATACTGATCGCACCATTACTTTCATCAATTTTTCCGGCGGGCCGGTCAGCGTGGAAGTCAGCTTTAGCGAGTCGGCGAACGTGGCGACAGAGCCACCTTTGCCGGCTCGTCTGGTGATCAAGCCACAGGGAGAAACGCCGGGCGTGCATATTCATGCGGCTAATCCGCGACAGGGATTTCATTATCGATTCAGCGCCACCTACATGCCGGGCGATGTGCACGCGGCGGTGGATGAATCGGCGCGTTATCGGCTACCGTTTGCCACGCACAATCAGTTTACGGTGGCGCAGGGTTTCGGCGGCAAGTTCAGTCACCACGATGCGCAGAATCAATACGCGGTGGATATCGGCATGCCGGAAGGCACGCCGGTAATCGCCGCGCGCGATGGCGTGGTGATGACGGTCGACAATGATTTTTACGGCGCCGGCCTGGACATGGCGCGGTACGGCGATCGCGCCAACAATATCCGCATCGTTCACGCCGATGGCAGCATGGCGGTGTATGCGCATCTGCAGATGGAAACCGCGCGGGTACATGTCGGCGCGCATGTGCGGGCGGGTGAGACGTTGGCGTTGTCTGGTGATACCGGATATTCGAGTGGGCCGCATCTGCATTTTTGCATCCAGCAGAATCGGAATATGCAACTTGTGTCGGTGCCGTTCAAATTCGCCGGAGCGGATGGTGATTTTGTTCCGGTTGAAGGCACGGTGCTCAGCGCTCCCTGAATATTTGCATGCGCATTATCCAGAGAGTTATGCGAGAAAATTTCGCTTAGTGTGCGGAAAGTACTTCGCAGCAGTGTCCGCACCGGCGTTGCCATTGCCATGCGCGGGACGCGGATCGACTATAATCGCAGCCCTTTCGGCGACTAACGCTAGTGCCTAGCGCGCCCGATCAACACATTCTTGCGGCGCCGCCATGACCCAGCTTTTAGAAACCCGCCGTCGGCGCACCTTCGCCATCATTTCGCATCCCGATGCGGGCAAGACTACGCTGACCGAAAAGCTGCTGCTGTTCGGCGGCGCGATCCAGATGGCGGGCAGCGTGAAATCACGCAAGGCAGCGCGGCATGCAACGTCGGATTGGATGGCGCTGGAAAAAGAGCGCGGCATTTCGGTGACGTCATCGGTGATGCAATTTCCATACGAAGATCGCGTCATCAATTTGCTCGACACACCGGGCCACGCGGATTTCTCCGAAGACACCTATCGGGTGCTGACCGCGGTCGATTCCGCGCTGATGGTGATCGACTGCGCCAAGGGCGTGGAAGAACGCACAATCAAACTCATGGAAGTCTGTCGTCTGCGTGATACGCCGATCATTACCTTCATCAACAAGCTGGATCGCGAAGGGCGTTCGCCGATCGAATTGCTGGATGAGGTGGAGTCGGTGCTCGGCATTCAATGCGCGCCCGTGACGTGGCCGATTGGCATGGGTTCGCGCCTCAAAGGCGTGTATCACTTGCTCACGAATGAAGTGCATTTGTACGAACCCGGACGCAATTTCACGCGCCAGGATTCGACGATTTTTACCGGCCTGGATCATCCGGAATTGCGTCGGCGCCTTGGCGACATGTATGACGAATTGCGCGAAGAACTGGAGCTGGTGCTGGGCGCATCGAATCCATTCGATCGCGATGCCTATCTGGCCGGCAAACAGACGCCGGTGTTCTTCGGCTCGGCGGTGAATAATTTCGGCGTACAGCCACTGCTCGATGCGTTTGTCGAAAATGCACCGGGGCCGCTGGCGCGCGCGACGACGTCGCGTGTAATTTCTCCCGATGAAACCAAACTCACCGGCTTTGTGTTCAAGATCCAGGCGAACATGGATCCGATGCATCGTGATCGCGTCGCGTTCATGCGCATCTGCTCGGGTAAATTTACGGCGGGCATGAAGGCGTTTCATGTGCGCACGCGCAAGGAAATGAAACTGGCGAATGCGCTGACGTTCATGGCGTCGGATCGCGAACTGGTGGAAACGGCATGGCCCGGCGATGTCATCGGCATCCATAACCACGGCACGATTTCGATCGGCGATACGTTTACCGAAGGCGAGAATCTGAGCTTTACCGGCATCCCGAATTTCGCGCCGGAGTTATTTCGCCGCGCGCGCTTGCGTGACCCGCTCAAGATCAAGCAATTGCAGAAAGGTCTGGCGCAATTGTCGGAAGAAGGCGCGACGCAGTTTTTCCGGCCACTGATGTCGAACGATCTGATTCTCGGTGCGGTGGGCGTGTTGCAGTTCGACGTGGTTGCGTATCGGCTCAAGGACGAATACGGCGTGGATTGTCTGTTCGAGACGATCGGTGTGGTCACGGCTCGCTGGGTACATGGCGAAGACGAGAAAAAACTCGCCGAGTTCCGCGAGAAGAATGCGTCGTTTCTGTCGCTGGATGCGGCGGGTGAGCTGGTCTATCTGGCGCCGACGCGAGTCAACCTGCAACTGGCGATCGAACGTGCGCCAGCGATACGTTTTGCGGCGACTCGCGAACATGCGAGTGCGGCTTTGATCAGTTGAGTTGCGGGTTGTGGTGCGATTTCCGCAGTTAAGCTTGAGGATTATTTGAAACGCTCGGCAGTGTGATCATGCCGAGCGCCATCCTTGCCGGAAAACTCAGCTGCCGTTGAAGCGCGCGCTGAAGATCTTGTCGCCTTCGCTCACGCTATTCGAATTGAAAATCGTGTCGCTGCGGCGTGGCATCGAGTTTGATTCGCCGCGATTGCTGGCGACGCGTGAACCTGTTTCGGCGCGGAAAATTTCGTCCCCGGCTGGCGGCACAGTGAGTTGCTGCTGCGCGATAACAGATGTTTGTGAACTTTGTTTGAAACTGCGCGGCACGGTGACAAGCACTGCCGCTACTACGGCCGCCGCAACAGCGAACGAAGCCCAACGCGTCAGTGTCGGGCGCGAGCGAGGTGCAGGGGCGTGCTGCGCAGGCAAGGCGCGCTTGAATGGCACTACGGTGTTGGGCACTTGCGACTGCGTTGCCAGATCTTGTGCAAGTTCCGCGGATATCGGCTGTAACGCCTGCAACAATCGATACAGATCGGCTTCAATTGCCGAACCGGCGATGGCCGTGATCGCCTTTTCGCGATTTTCGTGGCTCAAGACACCACCTGCGGCCTGCGCCAGCAGATCGGCATCGCTCGATGCAACCGAACGATGCAAAGCATCGGCAGCAGACTGACGATAGATCCGACCGAGACTCGGCTTGTTCTGACTGTGCTTATTCATCGAAATCTCCACATCCCAATTCGGTCAGGCGCAACTTGAGCTGCTCCAACCCTCGCGATAATAATTTTCTTACTGCATCCACTGAAACATTCACCAGCCCGGATATCTCTTCTGCCCGGAAACCTTGCAGGTGCAACGCCACCACTTGGCCGCGCTGACCCGGCAATTCCGCCAAGCAGCTTGCTATTAGCGCCATATACTGCGACCCGCCCACCATGTCGTCGGGCCGAGCCGAGGTATCCTGCAACGCAGACGATTCCTCGTCTTCC
The sequence above is drawn from the Pseudolysobacter antarcticus genome and encodes:
- a CDS encoding glutaredoxin family protein, encoding MALVLYGRGDCALCWHAEEALRHADVVAVPIDVDSDAALETRYGERIPVLRNEDNGTELDWPFDAYAIRKFCATA
- a CDS encoding L-serine ammonia-lyase — its product is MAVSVFDLFKIGIGPSSSHTIGPMRAAHRFVFRLIERGQLEQTVRLRCELFGSLAHTGRGHGTDKAIMLGLEGDEPDKVDVDSINARLARIRGEKRLQLNPTLSIAFDEKRDLIFNKRQKLPYHSNGMRFHAFDAQENELFTRDYYSVGGGFVVNHDEAAEDKIVADTTALPYPFHSGDELLQQCDDNGISIAQLMLANEKVWRSETEIRSGLLTIWKAMQDCVARGTRESGILPGGLKVQRRAPQMFAELMSQPEAALRDPLTILDWVNLYALAVNEENAAGGRVVTAPTNGAAGIIPAVLHYYHRFCPNANEQGVLDFMLTAAAIGILYKENASISGAEVGCQGEVGVACSMAAGGLTAALGGTIYQIENAAEIGMEHNLGLTCDPIGGLVQIPCIERNAMGSVKAINAQRMAFRGDGQHRVSLDKVIKTMRDTGRDMQDKYKETSRGGLAVNVIEC
- a CDS encoding M23 family metallopeptidase, with translation MRTRVFRHYGNLYGVIFFWTLLCYGRITEAKHLYQYTDDKGIVHITDVAPTDNANFKVTTTLARAEPQPLMRLREDGPDTDRTITFINFSGGPVSVEVSFSESANVATEPPLPARLVIKPQGETPGVHIHAANPRQGFHYRFSATYMPGDVHAAVDESARYRLPFATHNQFTVAQGFGGKFSHHDAQNQYAVDIGMPEGTPVIAARDGVVMTVDNDFYGAGLDMARYGDRANNIRIVHADGSMAVYAHLQMETARVHVGAHVRAGETLALSGDTGYSSGPHLHFCIQQNRNMQLVSVPFKFAGADGDFVPVEGTVLSAP
- a CDS encoding peptide chain release factor 3, which gives rise to MTQLLETRRRRTFAIISHPDAGKTTLTEKLLLFGGAIQMAGSVKSRKAARHATSDWMALEKERGISVTSSVMQFPYEDRVINLLDTPGHADFSEDTYRVLTAVDSALMVIDCAKGVEERTIKLMEVCRLRDTPIITFINKLDREGRSPIELLDEVESVLGIQCAPVTWPIGMGSRLKGVYHLLTNEVHLYEPGRNFTRQDSTIFTGLDHPELRRRLGDMYDELREELELVLGASNPFDRDAYLAGKQTPVFFGSAVNNFGVQPLLDAFVENAPGPLARATTSRVISPDETKLTGFVFKIQANMDPMHRDRVAFMRICSGKFTAGMKAFHVRTRKEMKLANALTFMASDRELVETAWPGDVIGIHNHGTISIGDTFTEGENLSFTGIPNFAPELFRRARLRDPLKIKQLQKGLAQLSEEGATQFFRPLMSNDLILGAVGVLQFDVVAYRLKDEYGVDCLFETIGVVTARWVHGEDEKKLAEFREKNASFLSLDAAGELVYLAPTRVNLQLAIERAPAIRFAATREHASAALIS